The following are from one region of the Dermacentor albipictus isolate Rhodes 1998 colony chromosome 5, USDA_Dalb.pri_finalv2, whole genome shotgun sequence genome:
- the RpL23A gene encoding large ribosomal subunit protein uL23 — MPPKGKKPPAAAAAKAEKPEEKKKPAAAAAPAKKPAGAAASASKAPSKPAASKPGDKKAGADKKQQAAKKKDAAGQAKARAKAMAVRKKVVKGTHGTRQKKIRTSVKFRRPKTLSLRREPKYPRRSVPTRTRLDQFSIIKHPLTTESAMKKIEDNNTLVFIVHLRANKHQIKTAVKKLYDIDVANVNTLIRPDGQKKAYVRLAPDYDALDVANKIGII; from the coding sequence ATGCCACCGAAGGGTAAGAAACCGCCAGCAGCCGCTGCTGCAAAGGCTGAAAAGCCCGAGGAAAAGAAGAAGCCCGCCGCCGCAGCCGCCCCAGCCAAAAAACCCGCCGGTGCTGCAGCGTCAGCATCGAAAGCCCCTTCCAAGCCGGCGGCGTCCAAGCCTGGTGACAAAAAGGCGGGTGCTGACAAGAAGCAGCAGGCAGCGAAGAAGAAGGATGCCGCAGGTCAGGCCAAGGCCCGCGCCAAGGCGATGGCGGTGCGCAAGAAGGTCGTCAAGGGAACGCACGGCACGCGCCAGAAGAAGATCCGCACATCAGTCAAGTTCCGCCGGCCTAAGACCCTGTCGCTGCGCCGCGAACCCAAGTACCCCCGCCGTAGCGTCCCGACCAGGACCCGACTTGATCAGTTCTCCATCATCAAGCACCCGCTGACGACCGAGTCTGCGATGAAGAAGATTGAGGACAACAACACGCTCGTGTTCATCGTCCACCTGCGGGCCAACAAGCACCAGATCAAGACAGCCGTCAAGAAGCTGTACGACATCGATGTCGCCAACGTGAACACGCTTATCCGGCCCGACGGACAGAAGAAGGCGTACGTGAGGTTGGCGCCTGACTACGACGCGCTGGATGTGGCCAACAAGATCGGCATCATATAA